CTGGCGGGAAGTCGAGGACACCGAGCGGGCCATCAGCCAGTACGGGGCTAGGGTTTTGCGGGGTCAGGTGCTCACCCACTGCAACACCGGCCCGCTCGCCACCGGCGGCTACGGCACGGCGCTGGGGGCCATCGTGGAGGCCTGGCGCCAAGGCCGGGTGACCCACGTCTGGGTGGACGAGACCCGCCCCTACCTTCAGGGTGCCCGCCTCACCGCCTACGAGCTGCACAAGGCCGGGGTTCCCGCCACCCTCATCACCGACAACATGGCCGCCCACCTCATGAGCAAGGGCCAGGTCGACGCGGTGATGGTGGGTACCGACCGCATGGCCACCAACGGCGACTTTGCCAACAAGATCGGCACTTACGCCCTGGCTGTGCTCTGCCACTACCACGGCATCCCCTTCTACCCCGCGCTACCGCTCTCCTCGGTAGACCCCAAGCTCGGCAGCGGCAAGGACATTCCCATCGAAGAGCGCGGTGCCCTCGAGGTCACCACCATCCGCGGCATTCCCATCGCCCCCGAGGGTTTTCCTGCCGCCCACCCCGCCTTCGACGTGACCCCGCACGCCTTGGTCACCGGGATCGTGACCGAGAAGGGGGTGTTGTATCCACCCTTTGGCGAGGCCCTGCGGGCTGCCCTTGCGGGCTAGCATGGCGTGGCTGGAAGCCCTGCTCGGCCTGCGCTGCCCCGGGTGTGGGGGGGATCCGGACGCGAGCGGGCTGTGCCGAGGATGCCGGTCGGAGCTGGAGTGGCAGCAAGCTTATGGCGTTCTCTTTTTGGGCAGCTATCGGCGTTGGGGAAGGCTCAGCCGCTCGATCAAATACGGCGGAAGGCGCGACGTGGTGAAGCTGATCGCCCAGGAGTGGGCCAAAGGCATCGCCTATCAGGGTTGGAAGCTCGAGGGGATCACCGCCGTTCCCACCCTTTTGCACCGGCGGATCCAGCGCGGCTACAACCAGGCCGAGCTGCTGGGGCGAGCGTTAGCGGAGGCGGCGGGGCTACCCTATCGGAACGTGCTCTCGAGGCTCCGCTACGCCCCTTCGCAGACCCGGCGGGTGGGCGCGGAGCGGGCTGCCCTTCCTGCCGATACCTTTGTCCCCAGGCAGAGCGTGTCGGGGGCTTGGCTGCTGGTGGACGATGTGATCACCAGCGGCTC
The Meiothermus sp. Pnk-1 genome window above contains:
- the mtnA gene encoding S-methyl-5-thioribose-1-phosphate isomerase, with translation MIRLLPFRFDQGERTLWLLDQRKLPFEEVWVPCRSAKEAAAGIREMVVRGAPAIGVTAAYGMVLAHFAGEDPAEADRVLRHSRPTAVNLFYALDRMKPYWGNSQASLEEASAIWREVEDTERAISQYGARVLRGQVLTHCNTGPLATGGYGTALGAIVEAWRQGRVTHVWVDETRPYLQGARLTAYELHKAGVPATLITDNMAAHLMSKGQVDAVMVGTDRMATNGDFANKIGTYALAVLCHYHGIPFYPALPLSSVDPKLGSGKDIPIEERGALEVTTIRGIPIAPEGFPAAHPAFDVTPHALVTGIVTEKGVLYPPFGEALRAALAG
- a CDS encoding ComF family protein; the encoded protein is MAWLEALLGLRCPGCGGDPDASGLCRGCRSELEWQQAYGVLFLGSYRRWGRLSRSIKYGGRRDVVKLIAQEWAKGIAYQGWKLEGITAVPTLLHRRIQRGYNQAELLGRALAEAAGLPYRNVLSRLRYAPSQTRRVGAERAALPADTFVPRQSVSGAWLLVDDVITSGSTFRLARNSLLEAGAWQVYGACIAVKSAKVLQGLWTPGC